The region CCCCACCTCAGATGGACATGGGCTTGGGCCTTGGACTAGGTTTCGACAGAGAGATTGCAATCGGCCAACTGGGCAAGGTGGATGACGACTGGATTTGAAGAGTCCTCGACGTTGCTCTTAGATCGAAGATATCCTTCCCATGTTGATTGTTGGATACAGTGATGCAAACGCTCTACCATTTTCACTTCTGGATACCACTCAGCATCACCACCAACCACCCATCTCCAGTACCACCAACACCAAAAAGAGGCCCCAAAAACAAAAAGCAAAACAACCTCATTCTCCCCATCCATTTGGCGTTGATCATTTTCCTTGGATCACGGGGGGTTACAAGGCACGGCAGAACAGAACAGGCACGGTTTCCGGCGTTTTTCCACAAAtcctctctctctctctttccaTTCTCTCTTTCAACCCTCACTTCCATCAACTCATCAAAGCTTGCTTACATCAGTCTTTTCCTGGGGAAATTTTAACGCGTGCGTTGCCTTTTTTCCTGCTTTTATTGTTTTTTTGGCTTGCATGCATGAATCTCCCCATCTTCCATCTTATACGAACGACCTACTTTATTACACGCCCCCACCTTTTTTTTCTTCCTCTCTTCCCCTGCTTCACCCTCTTTGTTTCTCTTGCTGAAAGGAAGAAGATGAGGGTGTAAAGgggagagagagaaaaaggcATGACATGACTTGACGACCTGAGACGGCTGGTTTAATTTTGACCCCTTTCTTCACACTCCCCATGGGCTCCTTGAGAGTTTTGAGGGGAGAGAAAGACAAGGGGGTCAGATTAACTGGATTGAAGACATGACAGCACACGTGTAATATTTCTCTGTTTTTTTGCAGCATCTTTTCCCTGTTTCTTATTGGGTGTTTTCGAGGGAGAGATGCGGATGAGGAGAGTGTGTGATAGTAGGGTAGTTAGTGTAGAGAGCGAGAGAGTGTGTGTTTGTTTGTGTATAACTTGAGGTGTCGTCTTTTTTTTAGCTGGGAATAGTACAATCTTTATGAGATGCTTGTTTATTATCTTCAACTAGAAAACTATTCGTGTGAATATCGGTCATTATCATCGTCTCATTACATGGTGAAATTGCTGTTCTTCTATGGAAGGTGGGTATCTGATATTTTCTCTCTCATGACGCCGTTGAACCAAAGTCCCTAATAATGAAATGCTACCTTGAGCAAAGAATAACCCCTTCACTAAGCGAATACGGCATCCTGACTTATATGCCCGTCaagccttcttcttcccctTCCTCCTCCCCCTCTTCGCACTCGCACTCTCCCCCACCTCCAGTGTTGCGCCCTCCACCTCCCCCTCTTCCATCTGCATAGCTTGAAGTTTCTCCTGGCCACTAATAAAGAAGCTCAAATCGCGATTCTGCTCTTCCAAATCCGCCTTCTGCGCCTCGACCAATTTGACCTTCGCCTCAGCCTCCTCAGCCTTCTTCTCGAGATGCTTGATACGTTCCATGAGGCTCTCATTAACAATCTGCTCTTCCTTGTACTGTTTTGTAAGTTTGCGGGCAAGGTCGGAAGCATTCTGGGCTTTTTGGGCGTTGCGGGCTGATTCCTTTGTGAGGGTTGCGATGGTGGCGGTTGCTTCTTGGTGTTGGGTGGAGAGGTGGTCTAGTTTTTGGGAGAGAGATGCGACGGAGCGGGTTGCTTCGTCGGCTGTAGAGGCGGCTTTTGCGGCCTTGTCGACGGCGCGTTCGAGTTGTTCTTCAAAGTATGTGCGTTGGGATTCGAGCTGCGAGGTTAGGAGGTAGGCGTATTCCATGCCCATGTTATCTAGCTTCTCGCGCGGGACTGTGTCGTTGGAGTAGCCTGTCATACCCGGCGCGGCGAAGGATTGGCTTGAGGCAGGCATGTCGACGAGCTTTCCATCTGTCTTGTTTTGTATCAGTCGGTGGACGTATCCGTCACCTGCGTAGTCCCAGACGTGCTGTGTTGCGACGTCCATGGCGTATGTGTGGCTTGTAGTTTCGTAATGTGCAAAAGCATGTGCCGAGTCGTAGCGGCCACATCCTATGTTGCCGCAGATCAGACAGATCCAGAGATTTTGCGTAGATCCACAGACACTGCACTCGTTGTCCGGACTTTCACCATCAGCGCCACGGTGCAGTGTAAAGGCGTCGTTTTGTGTATAGCGACAGACTGGGCAGCCTGAACCCCGCCACTTCTCGAGGCATGCGCAGTGGAAGACATGCTGACAGAGAATAGTGAGCAGGCCTGTTGTCTCATCCATACGCTCCAGACAGACGGGGCAGGTCGGCAGCTCCACGAGGGCAGCCGTGGGTGGAGCGGGCGGCTTTGTGGTAAGCGATGTAGCTATCGACGGGCCATCAACAGGCGAAGAGACACCAGTCGCTGGCGGAAGAGGGGCAGTCGGCTGCTTTGTAGGAGCGGGGGCGAAGGGGTCGTTCGTAAGGTCGGGGTATGAGGTAGGATCGCGATTCGAGTCGCCATTCTGGAAGTTGATAGACTTGACGAAAACAACGTGACAGTATTCTGGCTCCATACTGTTGAATGCTTTGCCGTCCCACGCCTTTCGCCATTCCCGTGCCTTCTTTGCCTCCCGAAACTTCATTAGCACCATGTACTTGTTAGCCCTGCTGGTTCTGATCAATCTAAAGTGCGACACCTCCTCCCTAGTCTGCTCGCCCATGAAGCCCAAGAAGTCGGACGGCGTCATGTATGATGGCACCGCGAGTATGCATAGTGTTGTGCAGTCCTCCTCATTGAACTCTTTGCTTGCTCCCTCGATGTCGTCGTATAGGCCTGGCGTCTCTTGTCCATCACGGTACAGATGCACCACGCCCCAGCCAACCTCTGTGTCTTTCGGGTCAGAGGGAATGAAGTTTCCCTTTGTCGCTAGACCTCCGGTATTGGGAGGCTGTGAAGGGTGTTTGAGGGACTTTGCGCGAGATTGAGCGAGGTCGGTGCCATGGCTCGGGTGCATGTCGATGCTGAGTATAGAGATGGTGTCGAAGCGCCAGTCTCTATGTGCAAAGCTCTGTGTACGTCTATGTCCAGGTCTCTTTGGTGGTTTGACGACGGGTACGGGACTGTCGTGCTGGTCTGAGAAGGATGGTCGCGTGCGGTGGCTGAATCGACGAGCTGGAGGCGGCCGTTCGCGTGAGGTGGTGGCTTGACTGGTCTCACTCCCCGAGGCTATGGGTTTGAGAAAGCTGCTGTATGTTCGTGCTGCTGGAGGATAAGAGCCCCACGAAGCTCTGCGATGGACCGGGAGCTCAGAGGCGAAGATGTTAGTATGCGGCGGCGGGGTGAAGGTCTTGTCGGGCGACGAGCGCGAGGGGTAAAGCTCCAAGGTAACGTGGAAGAAGTATGCCGGCATTAGAGGTTGCTCAACGGGACCTGCATGCCCACGACTAATAAAAGTTGTGTGCGATATTATAAAAAGCAAACATGGGCGGGGAGCTGTTTGCAACGGGAGCTTTAGTTGGAGCCGCGGCAGTGGGGCAGCAGCGCGTCATTCCGCTTTCACTTGGACGGACATGACATCGTCTTTACTACCAGTTTAGGATTTCTGATTTAGTGAAAAACGTGCATCAACAATTCACAAGCATCATAAAGGAATATGCTCTGAAGAATCTAATTCTTCATGCTGGTAGTCATCCGTAGATGCTCCGCCCTAATGCAGCCCTCAATTATAGAAAACGCCCTAGCTATGCAGCAATACTAAAATCCCTATCCTGACGTACACGCCCTTTCTTACACCTTGGAACCGACCTACACCTAGTCGAAACCTCCTAGAAAATAACATTTGCTGGTCGTGTCGTGAAGTCATTCGCCGAAATGCGCAATGGGTATCGCTTGTGAACATGTCGAAAACATTTGCGCCAGTCCCGAAAGAGATGCTGGTTGTATTCGTGTATCCTCGCCCTTTTCCATCCCAAGTGACCAGCATGGTGGGCTTAAATATGGGTTTCTTCCACTGGATCGAGTTCAGGCACATCGTCGATTTCATGGCCCCTAGAGTTTACGACGATACGTCGTCCTCGCTGATCGGCGGGTATCCCGTCGCGTGAAGCACCAAAGTCAAGAACCTGGCCAACTGTTAGCTAACATTCTCAAATCATTATTGGCATGTGCCTACCTCGATGTATGTCATGCTGTGTCGCTGAACGGCAGCGACACAGCGACGTTCGTTAAACTTGACCTGCCACACACCGCTCAAGTCGGTCAACAAGTCTTTGACAAACTCGCCTGTTTTCACATTCCACATCTTGAGCGTCCGGTCCGAGCCAGAAATCACCTTCTGGCCGTCATGCTGAAAGCAGGTAATGGCCCCCGTATGGGCACATAATCTGCTCTTGCATTGCCCATTCTCCGGGTCCCAGATGCGTAGTGTTGAGTCAGCCGCTGCCGACACGAGGCGTCCGTGGCTCAAATCAAGGAGGCCAACGAGCGAAGTATGGCCCTCAAGTGTGAACAAACAAGCACCAGTTTCCAGAGACCAGACTTTGACCATGTTGTCCATCGAACCACTGATGCAGCGGTTACGCCCATGGTCGAGAACCACACTATACACCTTCTGAGAATGGCCCTGAAGGCGTTGCAGAACCTCACCAGTCGAGATTTTCCACACGCGAACTGTGCAGTCGTAGCTGCCACTGACAAGAGTGTCGCCATGCGCAGCAATGGCACGCACTGAATGATGATGGCCGGTTAGAGCGCGTATAAAGTACGGGTTGTCATGATCGTTGGATGACGCTCCCATCTGCATGACACTTCGATCGCCTAGCTTGGGAAGCTTCCATACACGAAGGGTAGAGTCTCGTGAGCCAGTAATGATAAGCTCCTCTTTCGGCATCATGATTGGTTGACCGTCTAGAGTCTCGCCAATTTGCGTCGGCTTGAGGATCACTAAGCATCGAACCGTGGATGTATGTCCCTGGAAGACTTGAGTGCATCTTCCCTTTTCGATATCCCATACTCTCACTGAGCGATCTGTGGAGCCAGATACCAGTGTATTTCCTTCATATTGGAGCGCCCAGACACCACCTTCGTGACCTTCAAGACGGTTGCGTAGTGCTCCGGTCTTGGTGTCGTAGACATTTATGTTGGTGTCATCACTGCCAGTCAATATTTTGTCTGTATCAAACTGAAGACAAGTCACAACATGGCGCTGGTGCGCGCGAAAGGCGATATGCTTTGGTTTGGTGTCGCCTgccatccagctcttgcgAATAAGATGGTGTCTTTGATATAGCGACTTGAAAAGATGCATGGCGCGTAAGCCAGGCAAGCCCACATTAGGATCGGAAATGGCAGCTTCTGCACGCCTGGCAAAGGCATGGGGTCCCTCCTGAGATTCGGCAGCCCGCGGGTGGATTGCGAGCAACGCCTTTGTAGGAGGACGGCTTTTACGTTGCTTCTTGCCCCCATTGCTACTGTGTTTATTCGTAGCCTTCCTCTTGAGGCGCGTCGCAGAAGATCGGGTCACTGCACCCTCCTGGTCTTGTAGACTGTTGGACAAGCTAGAACTGGCAAAGCCTGGTAATGATTCGTTGTCTGATCTTGAAGTGATGGATTGTTCTCTGAGGTCGCGCTCGTAGCTGTCTGGGGAATGAGGGTATTGCCATCCCCAGCCCTCTTGTACAGCACGCTCCAACTCGCCCTGCGGCAACTTGTACCCATCTGCGTCGAGCAGATCCTTCCAAGCAGTCTCATGGGTATCAGTAAGCTTCCTCCAGTACTTTGAAACCTGAGCGGCGCTGCACATGCTCTTGACATCCAGGTAACCGATAATCTCTAGACTCAACTCGGTAGGTAGGGAAGCGATGAAGTCGCGCTTGAGGGCAGGGTTCACTACATCGGCAACGAAATGTAGGGTGGGTTTCTTGCACCTCCTAAGCATCTGGTACAGAACATATGACTTCATCTGTTCCGGCAAAGCATCGAACGAGTTCAGCATATTTGGTATATCCATGACGGAAGGGGTAGGCAGCTGTGCATTAGAGCTGCCTGTATTTTCACCAAAGAGAGCAAAGTCTCCCATACGTGAGCTGCCGGCGTTGCTTTGTGAGAGGTCAAGTCCTGAAACATCGTTGACATCGTAGTCCAATTCCGTGCCGGAGAAGGATGCTCCACCGGTGGTCTGTTGGGCAAGGTTGGCAGCAGCGGTAATGGGCGACAGACTGGGGCTTGGTAAGCTGGCATCTTGTACGGAAGTTGTGTCAAGAGGGGTCAGTCGtgaggaagagaaggagctgTCGTCGGCGAAAGGGCCGACTGGCTCCAGGTCAGACTCGGCAATCGGAGGAGTGGCAGCCACGCCCGGGCCATCGAGAACGCTGGTGGGGAATGATGGCTCAGGCGATGCCTCTCGGTGGTTGGAATTGCTGGGCCCAGAATGGGCAGGGCCGGCGAACGACTGCTGGAGCTGCCATTGTTGCGCTGCAGCTCTGAACTTGGTGTTCTGTAGGTGGGGTATCCTTGGCTTCGGCATTTTGGACGAGCCCAATCCCCCCATATCGGTGTCGGGAGTGGCTAGAGTAAGATGCTCCTTGTCGTCTGGTGTAGAGTGGGAGCCCATGCGTGTGGCGTCTTCACCCATGTCCTGATCGAGTCTCGGCTTCTTGGTGTGACGGTGAATGCCAGCCAGCTCAGCAGCCTTTTTTATAGATGGAGGCGGCGGCGATTCATCAGCATTATCTCGTTTTCGGCGACCGGAGACGGAACGAAGGTTTTGATGTGCGTGTATCTTGGGACGCGTCGTGCGGCTAGGTGATGCGAAGACCGGGGGTCCGTTAAAGGACTCGACCTTTTTAAGTGTGCCGTTGGCAGATTGTAGATTCTGATGAAGTGATCTCTGCTGTGGGGGAAAGAGTCAGTTGATTGCATGACAAATGGGTAGCTGTAGCCCGGCTACAGGCATGTCCCTGATGTGATGTAATTCTTACCTCTCGCACCTTTTCTGATGCCGCATTTGCTTCTTCAAAGCAAGCCAGTTCGCCTCCGGACTCAAAGTAGAACTTGCGTATTGATTCTGGTGCTTTTACATGGGCCAGCGGGTAGTCCTTGGGGTCGCGTTCGCTAAGGCTTCCGGGGGCGTTTACACATAGTGGTGGAAaagtggtggtggtggtgtaCGTTGTCGTTACGACGGTAGTCTTGGTTGCTGGAGCGAACGAGAACTGTCCCATGGTGGCATATGGATCTGTGGCTTCGCTATGTACCGTCTTGGAGACGCGGTCAGCGCTGGGGCCGGGGGCGTTGGAGGCCATGTTGCACAAGCGTGAGGGTGAGCTGTGGGGTCACAGGCCAGTGTGAATTTTTGTTTTCGGTAAAGATGTCGATCTAGACACGTGTGTGCGGCGCGGCTGGTGGGCAGAGTGGCTCGTCGTAGCGTCCGGGGCAATGATGGGGACCTGGGGCCTCGGAACCAAGGCGCGAGCTTGGCAGAGCAGGAGCGGGAACGAGTAAAAAAACACGTTAACCTTCTAGCAGTGGTGCATGTCGCCAGAAGGAGACCAGGGCTCGAAGCAGCTCGAGGTGGGCGGCGGTAGCGGAGCCTGGCTGCTTGCTCTCCGACGTGTCGCCGCTGACGGAGAGGCGAGAGGTCCGGTCGGGTGTCGAAACACGACGTGGTTCCAGTATAGCGGCGGAGAGACAGCACGTGTCAAGCAGTGAGTCTTGGGAAGCGAGAGAGGAAGACGGTGTATATGGTGAGGTGTTGGGTGTGGTATGAGCAGTAGTGGGGTTTACGGAGAGTGGTAGACGAACGAAGGCACTGAGCACCACGCCTGCAGGTGGGCCGCCGAGCTTGGCTCGCTCGAATCCCTACTACCCGCCATGTCAATTTCTTGCCGCACCACACCAGTTCACCAAACATTCACCTAACATGCCGTTGCGAACGGCTTTAAATTCAAAGCAATGCCCATCTGGTCCCACCGAAGCCTGTTTCACTGCCCATTTGACTTTTGATTTACAGACTTCGAGAAGCAGCAGTGACAGTCTCCAGAGGTCTGATCCCAACTGCACGTGCTATGTCATGTGCACCTGGATGACCTCAGATACTTGACACACTACTAGTATACAAAAATCTTTGTAGGCGCCAGATATATCTATTGGGTATAGAATAGAGGGTTTTGCCCACACAGTGCTATGTCAGTGTCCAACTTTTGCGGGCGGTGCGGGCGGTACGTTAGCACGGCCTCACTCGGCTGCAGCCTCGTCACTTTGATTCGCACGTCACGGCCTTTTCATCACCTTTTTTTCGCCCGTGGCAAAAATACAACAGCAAGTCAAGCGCCGCCCTTGGCTCGTTCTTTGTCTGCCCAGCTGAGGGACGCCCCGACAGTCAAGACGCGCTTCCCCCCGGCTGCCTTGGCAATATATGTCGCATATTCTCAGCAACGTCGCAGGTAAGCAGGAAACGCGGCTTGGGCGTTCGATGACAGATGTCGACACACGTAAACCCTCGGATCCTGTAATTGTAATCTCATCCGTCAAGTACCGTCAAGCACTTTTAGCTCTTCATCCACGCGCATGAAAAACAGAAACGGTCAAAGTAATTGTTCCATGTTCCATCTGATTACGGCATCCGTCATGACGCGCAGAACCCACTTCTGCATGTGCGTGTCCGCGACTTCCTCTCAGCTGACCTTCCTTGGCACGCGATCATTACCAGTCCATCACAATATCCACGAATACTACACCACAAACCTGGGCAGCAGCTTCTCTGGAAATTAAACTTTTATCCGCTTTTGCCATGTGTATCGACTATTGTCTCGTTGCTCAAGCTGCCATCCGCTGTAATTTCTCTCCCCTGCGCCTTCCTGACAGCGTTACAGACGGCAACACCCGCAGGGAAGTGACCGTGGGCAAACTTCCAAACTTGGCTCTTGCACGACGTCGCCTCATCACATGCTCTCTTACTTATCCGTGGTGACATGTCGTCTCACCCCATGAAGGTTTTCCGCTGTACAAGCTCGTAACGTCCACTAACACAACCACATCCTCAAACAGTGCAATCATCATTGCCACAGACATTTGACGTTTGGTACGAAAACTTTGAACGTACCGATATTTCATCCGTGCCTTTTCCCGAGCGAACGGAAGCGAGTACGTAGGCTGCGGGATCCTGTCTTGACTCAAAAAGACTCTGGCGGACGTCTCACGACAACAGACGGCTTTTACTAGCTCTTTTGCCGTGGCAGATCGCTTGCCTTTTAGCGTTATACCTATCTTTGTACGTTACGACAACAGCGGAGTCTTCGCATTAAAGAGGACGTCGAAAACATTATtacgtcgtcgtcgtcgtcaaCATCTCATGGCAGTACCACAGAGGTTGCCATGTCGAATCGCTTTGATGCGGTCACCCTCAGGCTACACCAAGGAAGCTTCCCACGCGACAGGCGGTCGCTTCGGGACAAAAGCCGGCAGGCCGCTACTCAAATATCTCGATGAGAACGAGACGAGAACCGTGAGAGATAATCCGGTGCCAATAACCCAACGGACTACAGGGTACGGTATGGACATCTTAAAGGGATAACGGACCGGCGTTGCCTTGTCATATGGGGATGAGTGGTGGAAAGAACCGATACAGAAGTCCATGTGCAGATGTTTTATGTCGGTTTCGACAGAGACATGGCCTACGATATGTAGGCAAATTGGCAGTCCAAGCGTCGGCAGAAGTAGTCTTGGGTTGATGCACGGTCACATCGCAGAGTTCCATCCGGGGTGAAAGACAGAAGTCTATTCAGTACAACTTACTTACTCCAGCAGCACAGCCTGGCTTTGGCAACGGCCTCAGTTCCGGGCTTACATCATTTGCTTAGCTTGGCAAACTACGTGACCAAGCTACGATAGCGTCGGCGCGGCGGTTGAACGGCCGCTCTCGTCAGTTGGAACTGCCCGTTGAAGTCAATACTGCACAGGGACAAGCTGGTCGTTGGCGCTTAGCTGTCTCCCAAATGAACGTCGGAGTGCAGGGATGTGTAGGTATTGTCACGACACTAGAACACAAACGTGCTTGCCAATGTCCAAGCTCTTCCCAAAGTCGCAAAGCATGCAAATCTACAGCTAACAAAGCGAGGGGTCGGATAAAGGCGTTGGCATAGAAGAGTAGTTGATCAACACACAAAGAAGCACGGAAGAGCCACTCCCGAGGGGCTTGTTCACACGGGATGGCGCTATCACTGTGGATCCTTAGGTGCGGATGCCTCAAAAGAAACCCAAGTGCTTCGTGGGGACGATCAAATGGCGACGTCCGTCCGTCCGTCTCGGCTATGTTCATCTGCCTGAGCGAGGCGAGCATTTCTACGATGGTAATCGAGGAGCCGCCCAACGGATCTCCATGGGCGGGTACCAGAAGAGCAAAAAGAGCGCTGATCACCTCATCTCCCATCCCCTGGACAAGTTGCCATCATAATTATGCGCATGTTCCGAAGCTGCTGCCATCCGTGTGGCTGGCAGCATGTCGTTGCTGTGTTTAGGAATACGGAGCCGTGCCCGACTGTGTAACGTCGCGTGAGGTGGTGGTACATGTATTGGTGGTGGTGAATTGGAGGCGGATTGAGTGGAGAGAGAATGCACGACATGATGCAGGTACAGTTTGTGGAAATTGAAACGGACATGTCAGAAACTCGGCGAGCGTTCGACGGCAGGAGGCGTCTACAGCTTGGCCGGTCTTCGATTCGCCGTTGCTCTGCAAACTGGCCAGATGCAGCTCCAGGACAGCCGGGTCGTTAGTGTGGTGAGAAGGATAGACCCTGGTAGGCTGGCGGCTGGGCATGAGCTAGCGCTGCGCCAGCCATGCATGGACGATTCCTACAAACTTCGGTACGCCGCACTCTAGCCCTCCTCAACTACCTGTACGCTCAGCTTAGAGTGGCATCTAGTTGCTTTGAACTTGTCGCAGAGAGATCGATTCATGCTTGTCGCCGTGCATTGCCGCATCGCGGCGCTGCGCCAGAGTGGTCTGGGTACACAGCAGAACAGACGGCTGATACTAACTGCCATATACTCGGGGGGATGCATGTCTGTAATGAAGCAGTGGGGTGGCTTTTGCAGGGGCCGTGCAGGCTTTGGCGTGCCTGTGCAGGCTGCGATCCACACGTCTGCCGGCTGACATGACGGGCCCCTGGGGCCGACTACGACGCGGATCCTACCAGTACGATAGCCATTCTAACAAGCGGGATAATTCAATGGATCCTTGGTGTTTTAACACTCGCGGGCTATACCCGCGCCCTTCCACTCGGCATGGAAAATCTGTAGAGTTGCCACTTCTCTTCAAACAACACCCAAAAATCCCGTCCGCAATCTTCCTTGTCGCCAATCGAGGCTGCATGGAACCGCACTACGTATCTGCGACCAGACTTCCGTTCCTGCAGACAGCACCCAAGGCAGCGGCGGGTTAGCGCATGGGACCATTCGCTGCAGTAGGGGCCCGCTCTTGAACCCTTGGATCCCGTCGTCGAAGTGGTCGGAAGCCCTCGACTGCATATCGGATCGTCATCGCCCACGAAGAAGCAAATAGTGGTCGCATGCCCTGTCAGCGCTGGCCGGTGGCAGCACAAGACGTGCGATTCGGCCAAGTCTAGAGCCCATGTGGGAATTTGAATAATAGCGCCAACTGGTACCGCGATTCAGTTCCCACCATTGTGTCTCTAACTTTACTGAGTCGCGACCCAGCCAGGATCACCGCCACCAATCTATCCACCGATCCGGTCTGCTTCAGGCAAAATGGCTGGCGGGAACCGCGCATCCAAGAAGTTCTCCTTTCCTCTACCTCGCCGGTTGCGAGACAAACTCGAAGACTCCAACGCCGACACTCGCTCGATACCCTCTGTCGCCTCTGGCCACGACCGGCCTCTACGTCACGACGATTCATCGAGTAAAGCACATCGAATACTAGGCACGTCCGACGGCCTGTATCGCTCGAGCACGGGACAAGCCTCCATACCAGCAAGCCCTGGATACATCTCCATCACTGTATCGGATGCGAGTGTGGGATCCCAATTCGACGATAGGAATTCGGTAACGACGGAGAATAGCGGGTACTTGAGGCGACCAGACATGTCCAAAAAGCCGTCTTCAAATCTCCTGGGGCGTATGTACTCAGGGGACGGCAAACGGGGCTCCGACTGCAACTCGCTCAGTCCACGACTATATACACCCTCATCAAGTGGAACTCTTCGATCGCACTATGATGCGAAGAACTCACCATTGGCCATTTCTCAGCAAACTTCCGACTCGGCAATTCGGGACAGGGCGTTGCGCAGAGGGCAACCTCCAGTATTGACAGACCATGGTTATGAAATCTATGAGCCGAGCCCTGTGTCGCCTATGATACTTAATgaaaagagaaagaaggaggaCCGCAAAAGCAAGCCAGTGCGGTTGGATCTGTCCAAATTGTTTCCCAGGCCAAGAGACAATGACAGCCCAAATTATGGTGGCCCCCTGCTCTCACCTAACAAAATGGTTAACTCACCTGCAGCCATGTCAGTGAACTCTGGATACTTCCCTCGCATGATGTCGAGAGGGTCAATATCACAAGCAGGGCCTACCAAACTACAGAAGACTAATACGAGGCACCATGATGGTCCAATGCGGCCCCAGCCAAGTCCGGTCCCTAATATGAGACAAAAAAAAGAGCACGACTATGCGAAGGTGCACATACGGCGGCCTCCAAGGGGCGCGCAACATTGGTTCGATGCTCTTGACGAAGATAGTGACGAGAGTCCGGAAAATACACAACATGTACCTACGCCAAAGGCATCTGGCCCACATATGTCATACCATGGATCCTCGGCTGGCCAAACGTCACAATTAAGAGAGTCAATGCTATATTCCTCTCCATCTCAAGATCTGTCCGCATATAAGAGGGATAGTTTCGCCCTGGAAGACCTTGTCGATATGACTCATATGACTCATATGACCTCACCAAGCCAACATTCCTTGGGCACATATCGCTCACAGACATCATCCAAGACTAAAGGGTCGGTACTTTCAAAGACGAACCTTCAGGACTCCAGCGTATTATCTTTTTCATCATCTGAAGATGAAAATGAAGAGAGCCGCTCGAGAGCACAATCTAGGACCGCCCGCCAGAGCCTAGAATCAGCGGATTAT is a window of Pyrenophora tritici-repentis strain M4 chromosome 2, whole genome shotgun sequence DNA encoding:
- a CDS encoding WD40 repeat protein translates to MASNAPGPSADRVSKTVHSEATDPYATMGQFSFAPATKTTVVTTTYTTTTTFPPLCVNAPGSLSERDPKDYPLAHVKAPESIRKFYFESGGELACFEEANAASEKVREQRSLHQNLQSANGTLKKVESFNGPPVFASPSRTTRPKIHAHQNLRSVSGRRKRDNADESPPPPSIKKAAELAGIHRHTKKPRLDQDMGEDATRMGSHSTPDDKEHLTLATPDTDMGGLGSSKMPKPRIPHLQNTKFRAAAQQWQLQQSFAGPAHSGPSNSNHREASPEPSFPTSVLDGPGVAATPPIAESDLEPVGPFADDSSFSSSRLTPLDTTSVQDASLPSPSLSPITAAANLAQQTTGGASFSGTELDYDVNDVSGLDLSQSNAGSSRMGDFALFGENTGSSNAQLPTPSVMDIPNMLNSFDALPEQMKSYVLYQMLRRCKKPTLHFVADVVNPALKRDFIASLPTELSLEIIGYLDVKSMCSAAQVSKYWRKLTDTHETAWKDLLDADGYKLPQGELERAVQEGWGWQYPHSPDSYERDLREQSITSRSDNESLPGFASSSLSNSLQDQEGAVTRSSATRLKRKATNKHSSNGGKKQRKSRPPTKALLAIHPRAAESQEGPHAFARRAEAAISDPNVGLPGLRAMHLFKSLYQRHHLIRKSWMAGDTKPKHIAFRAHQRHVVTCLQFDTDKILTGSDDTNINVYDTKTGALRNRLEGHEGGVWALQYEGNTLVSGSTDRSVRVWDIEKGRCTQVFQGHTSTVRCLVILKPTQIGETLDGQPIMMPKEELIITGSRDSTLRVWKLPKLGDRSVMQMGASSNDHDNPYFIRALTGHHHSVRAIAAHGDTLVSGSYDCTVRVWKISTGEVLQRLQGHSQKVYSVVLDHGRNRCISGSMDNMVKVWSLETGACLFTLEGHTSLVGLLDLSHGRLVSAAADSTLRIWDPENGQCKSRLCAHTGAITCFQHDGQKVISGSDRTLKMWNVKTGEFVKDLLTDLSGVWQVKFNERRCVAAVQRHSMTYIEVLDFGASRDGIPADQRGRRIVVNSRGHEIDDVPELDPVEETHI
- a CDS encoding zf-UBP multi-domain protein, producing MPAYFFHVTLELYPSRSSPDKTFTPPPHTNIFASELPVHRRASWGSYPPAARTYSSFLKPIASGSETSQATTSRERPPPARRFSHRTRPSFSDQHDSPVPVVKPPKRPGHRRTQSFAHRDWRFDTISILSIDMHPSHGTDLAQSRAKSLKHPSQPPNTGGLATKGNFIPSDPKDTEVGWGVVHLYRDGQETPGLYDDIEGASKEFNEEDCTTLCILAVPSYMTPSDFLGFMGEQTREEVSHFRLIRTSRANKYMVLMKFREAKKAREWRKAWDGKAFNSMEPEYCHVVFVKSINFQNGDSNRDPTSYPDLTNDPFAPAPTKQPTAPLPPATGVSSPVDGPSIATSLTTKPPAPPTAALVELPTCPVCLERMDETTGLLTILCQHVFHCACLEKWRGSGCPVCRYTQNDAFTLHRGADGESPDNECSVCGSTQNLWICLICGNIGCGRYDSAHAFAHYETTSHTYAMDVATQHVWDYAGDGYVHRLIQNKTDGKLVDMPASSQSFAAPGMTGYSNDTVPREKLDNMGMEYAYLLTSQLESQRTYFEEQLERAVDKAAKAASTADEATRSVASLSQKLDHLSTQHQEATATIATLTKESARNAQKAQNASDLARKLTKQYKEEQIVNESLMERIKHLEKKAEEAEAKVKLVEAQKADLEEQNRDLSFFIIF